The Candidatus Methylomirabilota bacterium DNA segment AGGTCGCGGGCAAGGGTACGCCGCGGGCCGGGTCCCGCTGAAGTCGCGGTTCAACAGGAGAGATCAACCATGGCCAAGGCGAAATTCGATCGGTCGAAGCCGCACGTGAACATTGGGACGATTGGGCACATCGACCACGGGAAGACGACGCTGACCTCGGCGATCACGAAGGTGCTGCACACGAAGTACAGCGGGGTGGCGGTGCGGGAC contains these protein-coding regions:
- a CDS encoding GTP-binding protein: MAKAKFDRSKPHVNIGTIGHIDHGKTTLTSAITKVLHTKYSGVAVRD